A portion of the Bdellovibrio bacteriovorus genome contains these proteins:
- a CDS encoding chemotaxis protein CheA, which yields MSEKKSELENAFEDSAFIDFEQVEEVSRVFYEESKEVLEDLDTLILKLESNPTDSELINVLFRKVHTLKGSVGAVPGGQLLGSVAHEFEALLNRIKRDSLPVTTDCVDIFLKSSRILKVLAESLRDKREVFPEELSEAIELITRYGGFTFDASHVPTQRLVRPPPTSSEPNEEQGMWLSAAQMNEFLRISGELLVLKNFFQMMNQTVNFRVEPELFERRQTDFSQNLNKLCDQFQQQVQTVRKEKADDSFQGLHVLVRQASTELNKNVQLEVVGGEMLIDKGLGQDIYDALVHVARNSIDHGIEDQFERALAGKSSIGKLTLEISESNNVIHLFFGDDGKGLDKERILQKAIKSALVTQEESLKLTEEQIYNFIFEAGFSTKDKVTTMSGRGVGMDVVHNMVKRYNGKIRVENKIGEGAGFRMEIPVPQHIMVETALLCSWNGHRLAVPLASVAHITSCSGLQLNTVNHLRFTQFSGMTVPLMSYAEALNNKTDVPETQIRQSSALFIRVKDAVVGLVVDRIEAQTDLVVKGFGDIMQGQKGFKGISILADEKVTYVLEPEEFAAMIYQISVEEMAA from the coding sequence ATGTCTGAAAAAAAATCTGAATTGGAAAATGCATTCGAGGACTCGGCATTCATCGACTTTGAACAGGTCGAAGAAGTCTCGCGTGTATTTTATGAAGAGTCCAAAGAAGTTCTGGAAGACCTTGATACTTTGATTTTAAAACTGGAATCAAATCCTACGGACTCAGAGCTTATCAATGTTCTTTTTAGAAAAGTTCATACTCTTAAAGGCAGTGTCGGCGCGGTTCCTGGTGGGCAACTTTTAGGCTCTGTCGCCCATGAGTTTGAAGCGTTGTTAAATCGTATCAAGCGTGATTCATTACCGGTGACTACGGACTGTGTCGATATCTTCTTAAAAAGTTCGCGCATTCTAAAGGTTTTGGCGGAAAGCTTGCGCGATAAGCGTGAGGTTTTTCCGGAAGAGCTCAGTGAGGCTATTGAGCTTATCACTCGTTATGGCGGTTTTACTTTTGATGCGTCCCATGTGCCTACTCAGCGCTTAGTTCGCCCACCGCCCACATCTTCGGAACCTAATGAAGAACAAGGCATGTGGCTCTCAGCCGCGCAAATGAACGAGTTCTTGCGTATTTCCGGGGAGCTTTTAGTTTTAAAAAACTTCTTTCAAATGATGAATCAGACGGTGAACTTCCGGGTCGAGCCGGAGCTATTTGAAAGACGTCAGACCGATTTTTCTCAAAACCTCAATAAGCTTTGCGACCAGTTTCAGCAACAAGTGCAAACCGTTCGTAAAGAAAAAGCCGATGACAGCTTTCAAGGGCTTCATGTCTTGGTTCGCCAAGCATCGACGGAGCTCAATAAAAACGTTCAACTTGAAGTTGTGGGCGGAGAGATGCTTATCGATAAAGGTTTGGGCCAAGACATCTATGATGCCTTAGTGCACGTCGCCCGAAACTCGATTGATCACGGGATCGAGGACCAATTTGAAAGAGCCTTGGCTGGAAAATCATCCATCGGTAAATTGACGCTAGAAATTTCTGAAAGCAATAACGTCATACATTTATTCTTTGGCGATGATGGTAAAGGTTTAGACAAAGAGCGCATCTTACAAAAAGCCATCAAGTCCGCATTAGTAACACAGGAAGAATCCTTAAAACTGACGGAAGAGCAGATTTATAATTTTATTTTTGAAGCCGGATTTTCAACCAAAGATAAAGTCACAACCATGTCAGGCCGAGGGGTCGGGATGGACGTGGTCCACAATATGGTGAAACGTTACAACGGCAAGATTCGTGTCGAAAATAAAATCGGTGAAGGGGCCGGATTCCGTATGGAAATCCCCGTGCCTCAACATATCATGGTGGAAACAGCTTTATTGTGCAGTTGGAATGGCCATCGTTTGGCTGTGCCTCTTGCCTCCGTGGCTCATATTACTTCATGTTCGGGGTTGCAATTAAATACGGTGAACCACCTTCGTTTCACGCAATTTAGTGGAATGACTGTCCCCCTGATGTCTTATGCCGAAGCCTTAAATAACAAGACCGATGTTCCCGAAACCCAAATTCGTCAGTCGTCGGCTTTATTTATTAGAGTCAAAGATGCCGTAGTGGGTTTGGTTGTGGACCGTATCGAAGCGCAAACGGATCTAGTGGTGAAAGGCTTTGGCGATATTATGCAAGGTCAAAAAGGTTTTAAAGGTATTTCGATTTTAGCGGACGAAAAAGTGACCTATGTTTTAGAGCCCGAAGAGTTTGCTGCAATGATTTATCAGATTTCGGTTGAGGAGATGGCAGCGTGA
- the nth gene encoding endonuclease III: protein MTANKPVKKVAKKVPAKKVKPKPAPLLETLALFKKYYPDAHCALDFTNPYELLVATVLSAQCTDERVNKVTPALFKKYGTPQKMAKAPIEDIEELIRSTGFFKNKAKSLKTAAIDLVEKYEGEIPQELGPLVELPGVGRKTANVVLGNAFGIASGIVVDTHVTRLSNRLGWVRGENAVVIERELNPQVPQEDWVMFSHYLISHGRAVCKARKPACSHCFLEETCPKIGV, encoded by the coding sequence ATGACGGCGAATAAGCCCGTCAAAAAAGTCGCAAAAAAAGTTCCTGCTAAAAAGGTAAAGCCCAAGCCAGCGCCTCTTTTAGAGACCCTTGCTTTATTTAAAAAATACTACCCTGATGCGCACTGCGCTTTGGATTTTACTAATCCTTACGAGCTCTTAGTGGCCACCGTGTTGTCCGCTCAGTGCACTGATGAGCGCGTTAATAAAGTCACCCCTGCTTTGTTTAAAAAATATGGCACTCCTCAAAAAATGGCAAAAGCCCCCATTGAAGACATCGAAGAATTGATTCGTTCGACCGGTTTTTTCAAAAACAAAGCCAAGAGCTTAAAGACCGCCGCCATTGATTTGGTTGAAAAATACGAAGGCGAAATCCCACAGGAGCTCGGGCCTTTGGTCGAGCTTCCAGGCGTGGGACGTAAAACTGCCAACGTCGTTTTGGGAAATGCCTTTGGGATCGCTAGCGGCATCGTTGTCGATACTCATGTCACTCGTTTAAGCAACCGCTTGGGATGGGTGCGTGGTGAAAACGCGGTGGTTATTGAAAGGGAACTGAATCCCCAGGTTCCCCAGGAAGATTGGGTGATGTTTTCTCATTATCTGATCTCACATGGTCGAGCTGTCTGTAAGGCGAGAAAACCTGCGTGCAGTCACTGCTTTTTAGAGGAGACTTGCCCCAAGATAGGTGTCTAG
- a CDS encoding HIT family protein: MASVFTKIISGELPSYKIYEDDKIISFLSIDPVNLGHTLVVCKEEINHWTEVPADTYAHLHKVSQKIGKAVLKATGSPRVGQIVAGFEVPHYHLHLIPAWSIPDLDFKRAQRRSETEMKEVQEKIVKALSAI, from the coding sequence ATGGCCTCAGTTTTTACTAAAATTATCAGCGGCGAATTGCCTAGTTATAAAATCTATGAAGACGATAAAATCATTTCTTTTTTAAGTATTGATCCGGTGAATTTAGGACACACTTTGGTTGTCTGCAAAGAAGAAATCAATCATTGGACCGAAGTTCCGGCGGATACTTATGCGCATCTTCATAAGGTTTCTCAAAAAATCGGCAAAGCGGTGCTTAAAGCGACCGGCTCACCACGTGTGGGACAGATTGTTGCCGGCTTTGAAGTTCCGCATTATCACCTCCATCTCATCCCAGCTTGGTCCATTCCAGATTTGGATTTTAAGCGCGCCCAACGCCGAAGTGAGACAGAGATGAAAGAGGTCCAGGAAAAAATTGTGAAAGCTTTATCGGCAATTTAA
- a CDS encoding chemotaxis protein CheB, whose protein sequence is MNTHYLFPGKLAAFKEETVISTLLGSCVAVALHDPTAKVGGLNHYLLPEGAPDERENARYGICAIPQLIEECVRLGAQRSRLQAKIYGGGNVISVSGLGDGIGKRNIDLAEQLLREFNIPIIERNVAGESARTIKLNTANFNVIHNQSGTSSADKPVDVSGFKPLSIAKNVKVLVVDDSATVRTLFTSIFTKSGLEVVGAAADAYQARELILSKKPDVMTLDIEMPKMSGVMFLEKLMKHHPIPVVMVSSLASTGEAALKSLDLGAIEFVHKPSQFDPAVLKDLAGMLVEKVKAAASVNIVKKLKEAPAIIETRTTTVSSTLKRAAELKVIVVGGNAGSADALEKFVKGLAADTPPVVVSCSTVANFVQAYISKIKVGSKVTPVVAKDGEFLKMGHVYFIPAEHHGKVLTGGHGPMLQVQKGAPVASQLPSSNVLFQSAAQSYSRGVYAVLLGGFGSDGVEGLIEVQKKGGASVVQHPEEAQFPYGPQKAIELGVADEILKADSLAGHLMQYRNQNLY, encoded by the coding sequence ATGAACACACATTATCTGTTCCCCGGTAAGCTTGCGGCCTTTAAAGAAGAAACCGTTATTTCAACTTTGTTGGGCTCTTGCGTGGCGGTGGCGTTGCATGATCCCACCGCAAAAGTGGGCGGTCTTAATCACTATCTTTTGCCAGAAGGGGCGCCCGACGAAAGAGAAAATGCGCGTTACGGAATCTGCGCGATTCCGCAATTAATCGAAGAATGCGTGCGCCTGGGTGCGCAGCGCAGTCGGTTGCAGGCAAAAATCTATGGTGGTGGTAACGTCATTAGCGTGTCAGGCCTAGGTGACGGTATCGGAAAAAGAAATATTGATTTGGCAGAACAGCTTTTGCGCGAATTTAACATTCCAATCATTGAAAGAAATGTGGCCGGTGAGTCGGCGCGCACAATTAAATTAAACACTGCAAATTTCAACGTGATTCACAATCAGTCTGGCACTTCCAGTGCGGATAAGCCCGTGGATGTGTCCGGATTTAAACCCTTAAGTATCGCAAAAAATGTCAAAGTCTTGGTGGTAGATGACTCTGCCACGGTTAGAACTTTATTCACCAGCATCTTTACTAAAAGTGGTCTTGAAGTCGTGGGTGCCGCGGCCGATGCTTATCAAGCTCGCGAATTGATTCTTTCTAAAAAACCCGACGTTATGACTTTAGATATCGAAATGCCAAAAATGTCAGGCGTGATGTTCTTAGAAAAGCTTATGAAGCATCACCCAATTCCGGTCGTGATGGTGTCTTCACTGGCTAGCACGGGTGAAGCCGCGTTAAAGTCTTTAGATCTTGGGGCGATTGAATTCGTTCATAAGCCTTCGCAATTTGATCCCGCAGTTTTAAAAGATCTTGCCGGAATGCTGGTTGAAAAAGTCAAAGCCGCGGCTTCCGTAAATATCGTTAAAAAACTTAAAGAAGCCCCGGCTATCATTGAAACTAGAACAACCACGGTGTCTTCAACTTTAAAGCGAGCTGCGGAATTAAAAGTTATCGTTGTCGGTGGCAATGCCGGCAGTGCCGATGCCTTGGAAAAATTTGTGAAAGGTTTAGCCGCCGATACGCCACCTGTTGTCGTGTCTTGCAGTACGGTCGCAAACTTTGTCCAAGCCTATATCAGCAAGATAAAAGTGGGATCTAAGGTAACACCGGTGGTTGCCAAAGACGGCGAGTTCTTAAAAATGGGTCACGTCTATTTTATTCCGGCAGAACATCACGGTAAAGTTTTGACCGGCGGTCATGGCCCCATGTTGCAAGTTCAAAAAGGAGCTCCCGTCGCTTCTCAGCTGCCTTCTAGCAACGTGCTATTTCAGTCAGCGGCGCAAAGTTACTCGCGCGGGGTTTACGCAGTTCTTTTGGGGGGCTTCGGTTCTGATGGCGTGGAAGGCCTGATCGAAGTTCAGAAAAAAGGCGGCGCCAGCGTGGTGCAACATCCTGAGGAAGCGCAGTTTCCTTACGGCCCACAAAAGGCCATTGAATTGGGTGTCGCCGATGAAATTCTGAAGGCGGATAGTCTGGCGGGACATCTGATGCAATACCGCAACCAAAACTTATACTAA
- the elbB gene encoding isoprenoid biosynthesis glyoxalase ElbB, translating into MKKIAVVLSGAGYLDGSEITEAVSLLIALSQAGAKVTCFAPDIELSEVNHLKGEATSAKRSVLQESARIARGHVQNLNLLQEKDFDGLAFPGGYGAAKNLCNWAEKGAKCDVNPEVRRVILDFYNASKPIAAICIAPVLLAKVLGDKKPTLTIGNDPATIAELQKAGAVHEECPVDDYISDRETKIVTTPAYMYDDARPNEVFAGIFGLVHELVEWA; encoded by the coding sequence ATGAAAAAAATTGCCGTGGTTCTTTCCGGAGCCGGATATCTTGATGGCAGTGAAATCACAGAGGCCGTCAGCCTATTGATTGCCCTTAGTCAGGCAGGTGCAAAGGTCACTTGTTTTGCTCCCGATATCGAACTTTCCGAGGTCAATCATCTTAAGGGCGAAGCGACTTCGGCGAAACGCTCTGTTTTACAGGAGTCCGCGCGCATTGCTCGCGGACACGTTCAAAACCTCAACCTGCTGCAAGAAAAAGACTTTGATGGCCTGGCATTTCCTGGTGGCTATGGCGCCGCTAAAAATCTTTGCAACTGGGCCGAAAAAGGGGCGAAGTGTGACGTGAACCCTGAAGTCCGTCGCGTGATTTTAGATTTTTACAACGCAAGCAAACCCATTGCGGCCATCTGTATCGCTCCTGTCTTATTAGCAAAAGTATTAGGCGATAAAAAACCGACTTTAACTATCGGCAACGATCCGGCGACGATCGCGGAATTGCAAAAGGCCGGTGCCGTTCATGAAGAATGTCCGGTGGATGATTATATCTCTGATCGTGAAACCAAAATTGTGACCACCCCCGCTTATATGTATGACGATGCTCGGCCCAATGAAGTCTTCGCGGGTATTTTTGGCTTGGTTCACGAACTTGTAGAATGGGCATAA
- a CDS encoding chemotaxis protein CheW: MSDFFSDDFTAELKSYFLNSVISGTENFIDLVDAKIWKRIRNESAEQSLAWSVDAKTNEFHFLATWLEEFDARTKDLAEPADLIKALQALKEYASALLIEKTDSMDLARKFSEVAQNSHEVIFLHCKSGPQEFAVPLLNVIEISAHLPIFGMPEKKFGILGVVPFRGDALPVINLQDHGFKPVGTENVFYLVCEQSGNRFCLQVTGTEDLLNLKESDLQEVQETNILPANHLITKFFIHELRSIMILDLEKLVA, from the coding sequence GTGAGCGACTTTTTCAGTGATGATTTTACGGCCGAGCTGAAATCCTACTTTCTGAACTCGGTTATTTCCGGCACAGAAAACTTTATTGATTTAGTGGACGCGAAGATTTGGAAGCGCATCCGCAATGAATCAGCCGAACAATCTTTGGCTTGGAGTGTGGATGCGAAAACCAATGAGTTTCATTTTCTAGCCACTTGGCTTGAAGAGTTTGATGCTCGTACCAAAGACCTTGCAGAACCTGCAGACTTAATTAAAGCCTTACAGGCCTTAAAAGAATATGCTTCCGCATTACTGATCGAAAAAACGGACTCCATGGATTTAGCGCGCAAATTTTCTGAAGTCGCGCAGAATTCTCATGAAGTCATTTTTCTTCATTGTAAGTCCGGCCCGCAAGAGTTTGCCGTACCATTATTAAACGTCATCGAGATCAGTGCCCATTTACCAATATTTGGAATGCCAGAGAAGAAATTTGGTATTTTGGGAGTGGTTCCCTTTCGCGGGGATGCTTTGCCGGTAATCAACTTGCAAGATCATGGGTTTAAGCCTGTGGGGACAGAAAACGTATTTTACCTGGTGTGTGAACAGTCAGGGAATCGCTTTTGCCTTCAAGTGACGGGGACGGAAGATCTTTTGAATCTTAAAGAGTCAGATCTGCAAGAGGTTCAAGAGACGAATATCCTTCCGGCGAATCATTTAATTACTAAGTTTTTTATCCATGAGTTACGCAGCATTATGATTTTAGATTTGGAAAAATTGGTGGCCTAA
- a CDS encoding aldehyde dehydrogenase family protein: protein MEFLNFISSSFVAGSEGKTFSKVSPFDGAVLGSVVDSGAFDFITALQGAKKAATTFKNSSFLERADFLDKMAQHLSQHSAEISYQEALHQGLASAFVREASVASSVGLLQAIAQDLRSFSSTTEIPSPVGVIGIITPWSCSLKLVMERLAPALAAGNAVIIKVSEHSPITAKIVGEAVVACGLPAGVVQILQGKSEVAELIASHPGIRAVSAVGRPATVESIAKASVAQLKKVQLSGGAKNALIVLADADYENHMAEILKPFLMGQGQMCWNTSRLFIPESLAPAFMEKAKSYIQNLQPLKNPEGSEMWTPLISADRVEELKSTAQTGVQEHGKLVAGGDVAAGNFIRPVLMQDLPQCSVFQQDEVAGPLILVTPVKYQHEAVKWANTSYLAHSAVVWGSPEKTLKVSGQLEVSYVWSNSWIDAKTPTILGQKQSSFGLPDMSWRGDFYSDVKKLAGA, encoded by the coding sequence ATGGAATTTCTTAATTTTATTTCTAGTTCATTTGTAGCTGGTTCTGAGGGAAAAACTTTTTCTAAGGTTTCTCCTTTTGATGGAGCTGTCTTGGGTTCTGTTGTTGATTCGGGAGCTTTTGATTTTATTACGGCTTTGCAGGGAGCTAAGAAGGCGGCGACTACTTTTAAGAATTCTTCTTTCCTCGAAAGAGCTGATTTTTTAGATAAAATGGCTCAGCACTTGTCGCAGCATTCGGCGGAAATTTCTTACCAAGAAGCTCTTCATCAGGGGCTTGCGTCGGCTTTTGTTCGCGAAGCTAGTGTGGCTTCTTCTGTTGGCTTGCTTCAAGCTATCGCTCAAGATTTGCGTTCTTTTTCTTCGACCACGGAAATTCCTTCACCGGTGGGTGTCATTGGTATTATTACTCCTTGGTCTTGCTCTTTAAAGCTTGTGATGGAACGTTTAGCTCCGGCACTTGCTGCGGGTAATGCTGTTATTATCAAGGTTTCCGAGCATTCTCCTATCACGGCTAAGATTGTGGGCGAGGCCGTCGTGGCTTGTGGTCTGCCGGCGGGAGTCGTGCAGATCTTGCAAGGAAAAAGCGAAGTGGCAGAGTTGATTGCCAGTCACCCGGGGATTCGCGCTGTTTCTGCAGTAGGACGTCCCGCGACGGTTGAATCTATTGCTAAGGCCAGTGTCGCGCAATTAAAAAAAGTTCAGCTCAGCGGAGGCGCTAAGAATGCTTTGATAGTTTTGGCGGATGCTGATTATGAAAATCATATGGCAGAGATTTTAAAGCCGTTTTTAATGGGCCAGGGACAGATGTGTTGGAACACGTCTCGTCTATTCATTCCTGAATCGCTGGCCCCCGCATTTATGGAAAAGGCGAAAAGTTATATTCAAAACTTGCAGCCGTTAAAAAATCCCGAAGGTTCTGAAATGTGGACGCCGCTTATTTCTGCTGACCGAGTGGAAGAGTTAAAATCCACTGCGCAAACCGGAGTGCAAGAGCATGGAAAGCTTGTGGCGGGTGGTGACGTGGCGGCAGGAAACTTTATACGTCCGGTTCTAATGCAAGATCTTCCGCAATGTAGCGTTTTTCAACAAGATGAAGTTGCAGGCCCTTTGATTTTGGTGACGCCGGTAAAATATCAGCACGAAGCCGTAAAATGGGCCAATACTTCTTATCTGGCCCATTCCGCCGTGGTCTGGGGTTCGCCGGAAAAAACATTGAAGGTTTCCGGCCAATTGGAAGTTTCTTATGTGTGGTCAAACTCTTGGATTGATGCAAAGACACCGACCATCTTAGGACAAAAGCAGTCTAGTTTCGGTCTGCCGGACATGTCTTGGCGGGGCGATTTTTATTCAGATGTAAAAAAATTGGCAGGGGCGTAA
- a CDS encoding D-alanine--D-alanine ligase family protein, producing MKKNVALIFGGKSAEHEVSLRSAKNVADALDKNLFSPILIGISKEGSWYRFPSDAVFSQATKIVDKALPPQAEPVALISLEGKPVLYSLQNQSKTNVDAAFPILHGTMGEDGTIQGLFKMVQLAFVGCGVWSSAAGMDKEIMKRLFTEAQIPNARYMLLTPYKNTSYQDVVNKLGSPFFIKPANAGSSVGVHKIKTVEDFEKGLKDSFQFDTKVLAEEFIEGREIECSVMGHNREPQASLPGEIIPQHEFYSYEAKYIDDNGALLKIPAEMTSEALQKLQTLAKKTYQVMGCDGLTRVDFFLRKNGDFYVNEINTIPGFTKISMYPKMWEASGLGYRDLITKLIHLGLEKHSEEQKLKTSYLD from the coding sequence ATGAAAAAGAACGTTGCACTTATTTTTGGTGGTAAATCAGCAGAACACGAAGTGTCTTTGCGATCTGCAAAGAATGTCGCTGACGCTTTAGATAAAAATCTTTTTTCACCAATCCTTATTGGTATCAGCAAAGAAGGCAGCTGGTATCGCTTCCCGTCCGACGCCGTTTTTTCACAAGCCACAAAGATTGTCGATAAAGCGTTACCACCACAAGCAGAACCTGTTGCCTTGATTTCCTTAGAAGGAAAACCGGTTCTTTATTCATTGCAAAATCAAAGTAAAACAAATGTCGATGCCGCCTTCCCGATCTTGCACGGCACCATGGGTGAAGACGGAACTATTCAAGGTCTTTTCAAAATGGTGCAGCTGGCTTTTGTCGGTTGTGGCGTTTGGTCCTCTGCTGCGGGCATGGACAAAGAAATCATGAAAAGACTTTTCACCGAAGCACAGATTCCCAATGCACGTTACATGTTACTGACGCCGTATAAAAACACATCTTACCAAGACGTCGTCAACAAGCTGGGCTCTCCGTTTTTCATTAAGCCGGCAAACGCGGGCTCTTCGGTGGGCGTTCATAAAATTAAAACAGTGGAAGACTTTGAAAAGGGCTTAAAAGACTCTTTCCAATTCGATACCAAAGTTTTAGCCGAAGAATTTATTGAAGGTCGCGAAATTGAATGTTCGGTGATGGGTCACAATCGCGAACCGCAAGCGTCTCTTCCTGGTGAAATTATTCCGCAGCATGAGTTTTATTCTTATGAAGCCAAGTACATCGATGATAATGGCGCTTTGTTAAAAATTCCGGCAGAGATGACATCAGAAGCGCTTCAAAAATTGCAAACTTTAGCTAAGAAAACCTATCAGGTGATGGGCTGTGACGGCCTTACTCGCGTGGACTTTTTCTTACGTAAAAACGGAGATTTTTACGTTAACGAAATCAACACCATCCCGGGATTTACGAAGATTTCAATGTATCCTAAGATGTGGGAAGCCTCAGGTTTGGGTTATCGCGATCTGATTACGAAACTCATTCACTTAGGTCTAGAGAAGCACAGCGAAGAGCAGAAACTAAAAACCAGCTACCTGGATTAA
- a CDS encoding DoxX family membrane protein, with product MLVSFFESVKYVGHLLPISFLRIFLGYYYLEQALNKYKGDFLSRPRIADQIAEWLPASHAPNWFKIFASSQMIPHWQTVAFIILGLEFAIAISYIIGYVVRPVAMLGILLCVTMLFISGPASEDLYKTFLATHVILAWVGAGRCLGIDYYFFKRRRGLWW from the coding sequence ATGCTGGTTTCATTCTTTGAGAGCGTTAAATACGTTGGTCACCTTCTGCCGATTTCTTTTTTAAGAATCTTCTTAGGTTATTATTATTTAGAACAAGCTTTGAATAAATATAAAGGTGATTTTTTAAGTCGCCCGCGTATCGCGGACCAAATTGCAGAATGGCTTCCGGCCAGTCACGCGCCGAATTGGTTTAAGATCTTTGCTTCAAGCCAAATGATCCCGCATTGGCAAACGGTGGCCTTTATTATTTTAGGCTTAGAGTTTGCGATCGCTATTTCTTATATCATTGGGTATGTGGTTCGCCCGGTGGCGATGTTGGGAATCTTGCTTTGCGTGACCATGCTCTTTATCTCGGGCCCGGCGTCTGAAGATTTGTATAAAACATTTCTAGCCACGCATGTGATTTTAGCTTGGGTGGGGGCGGGACGTTGCCTGGGTATAGATTATTATTTCTTTAAGCGTCGCCGTGGATTGTGGTGGTAG
- a CDS encoding ferredoxin translates to MADKSQSWKDNKPGKMFVDQSCIACDACVLTAPNNFHMHDEDGHAFVAKQPSSPEEEELCKEAMEGCPVEAIGNDGE, encoded by the coding sequence ATGGCAGATAAAAGTCAGAGCTGGAAAGACAACAAGCCCGGTAAAATGTTCGTCGATCAATCTTGTATTGCTTGCGACGCTTGCGTTTTAACCGCGCCTAATAACTTTCACATGCATGATGAAGACGGCCATGCCTTCGTCGCTAAACAACCTTCTTCCCCTGAAGAAGAAGAATTGTGCAAAGAGGCGATGGAGGGTTGTCCAGTAGAAGCGATAGGCAATGACGGCGAATAA
- a CDS encoding response regulator: MTLKWLTGSNHTAKNLLEKKSILIVDDVEDNRLLLQHILSKRGAKLTLAKNGEEGVRKALAENYDVIIMDIQMPIMDGYTATRQLRQAGYKNPIIALTAHSMKDDRERCLAAGCTDYLTKPVHVETLMETILNLSTDFK; this comes from the coding sequence ATGACTTTAAAATGGCTGACCGGTTCTAATCATACGGCAAAAAATCTATTAGAAAAAAAATCCATTTTGATCGTCGACGATGTCGAAGACAACCGCCTGCTTTTGCAACATATCCTTTCTAAAAGAGGCGCTAAACTAACCCTGGCTAAAAACGGTGAAGAGGGTGTGAGAAAAGCCCTCGCTGAAAATTACGACGTAATAATAATGGATATTCAAATGCCGATCATGGACGGTTACACCGCGACACGCCAGTTACGTCAAGCGGGATACAAAAACCCAATTATTGCTTTAACGGCTCACTCTATGAAAGATGATCGCGAACGATGTTTGGCGGCAGGATGCACGGACTATCTTACCAAGCCCGTGCATGTAGAAACATTGATGGAAACTATTTTGAATCTTTCCACCGATTTTAAATAG
- a CDS encoding GNAT family N-acetyltransferase: MEGPRSPNEAELPHVLEFLNQKLRNEAPWSIAAEYPTAFNRNNLHNMRIIADEGKVLSHAVLKPLIIKSPHVIFKVGAIGSVVTHDEHRGQGLSTQIVKDCLKMATEQSCDIAILWTDLFDFYRRMGFELAGNEVSFVIEEEFEANNEGLRFSTDPRVSPDAIYRLYSSHSINSVRTIEETKKFLSIPQTKVYTAWESNGQLAAYAIEGKGIDLGGYLHEWGGSVSKLMALFSFIRMQKGQPVTVICPRHATNLIQQLEKLPVTKNHGFLGMIKLVNFDQLSAKIKRAFRAEGVADIVLEKHPTQYVFGIGTDLYTINKETDMVRLLFGPVDYRAMDMFKPETLDKLEKILPLPLWIWGWDSI; the protein is encoded by the coding sequence ATGGAAGGACCTCGTTCCCCCAATGAAGCAGAATTGCCTCACGTTCTTGAATTTTTGAACCAAAAACTGCGCAATGAGGCCCCTTGGTCTATTGCCGCTGAGTATCCAACCGCCTTTAACCGCAACAACTTGCACAATATGCGTATTATCGCCGATGAGGGCAAAGTCCTTTCGCATGCAGTATTAAAGCCTCTGATTATTAAGTCTCCTCACGTTATTTTTAAAGTGGGCGCCATTGGATCCGTTGTGACCCATGACGAACACCGGGGGCAGGGCTTAAGCACCCAAATCGTCAAAGACTGCTTAAAAATGGCGACGGAACAGTCATGTGATATCGCGATTCTTTGGACGGACCTTTTTGATTTCTACCGCCGCATGGGCTTTGAACTTGCGGGCAACGAAGTGAGCTTCGTCATCGAAGAAGAATTTGAAGCCAATAACGAAGGCCTGCGCTTTTCGACGGACCCTCGCGTATCACCAGACGCGATTTATCGTCTTTATTCCTCTCACTCGATCAACTCGGTTCGCACTATTGAAGAAACCAAAAAATTTCTTTCGATTCCGCAAACCAAGGTCTACACCGCTTGGGAGTCTAATGGTCAACTGGCGGCTTATGCGATTGAAGGAAAAGGCATTGATTTAGGAGGCTATCTGCATGAATGGGGTGGTTCGGTTTCTAAATTAATGGCGTTATTTAGTTTTATTCGCATGCAAAAAGGTCAACCCGTCACGGTGATTTGCCCTCGGCACGCCACTAATTTGATTCAACAACTTGAAAAATTGCCTGTGACCAAAAATCACGGCTTTTTGGGCATGATTAAGCTTGTGAACTTTGATCAGTTGTCGGCAAAAATCAAACGCGCTTTCCGCGCCGAAGGAGTGGCCGATATTGTTTTGGAAAAACATCCGACTCAATATGTTTTCGGTATTGGAACGGATCTTTACACCATCAATAAAGAAACCGACATGGTTCGCTTGTTGTTTGGTCCGGTGGACTATCGCGCCATGGATATGTTTAAGCCCGAAACATTAGACAAATTAGAAAAAATCTTACCGTTACCCCTGTGGATTTGGGGCTGGGACTCTATATGA